A region of Maridesulfovibrio sp. DNA encodes the following proteins:
- a CDS encoding VTT domain-containing protein has protein sequence MHSEKYHSKKIIMHGAIILFVVGMVSFMAEHYGEGHLSAITAWIEASGNFAPFLFVVINVVGMVLVLPQTLFTVVAGVLFGALKGTVMCLVSMAVGASLSFILGRFVFRGRVFKKFRDDPNFMKMEMLSRKHPIKVLALSRIVPVVPYSIANYLWAATGVRFLPYLVMSVVCLIPETIFMTAGGHLLSAGVRMGTVNWGMLAVLAAAAALIFLLVRAVRHSLEEDSNSGCG, from the coding sequence ATGCATTCAGAAAAATATCATTCAAAAAAAATAATCATGCATGGAGCAATCATCCTGTTTGTTGTGGGAATGGTCTCTTTCATGGCCGAACATTATGGAGAAGGACATCTCTCAGCTATCACTGCATGGATTGAGGCCAGTGGAAATTTTGCTCCGTTCCTGTTCGTGGTCATAAATGTTGTCGGCATGGTGCTGGTTCTTCCCCAGACTCTGTTTACTGTGGTGGCCGGGGTGCTTTTTGGTGCATTAAAAGGAACGGTTATGTGTCTGGTCAGTATGGCCGTGGGGGCTTCTTTATCGTTTATTTTAGGACGGTTCGTGTTTCGGGGCCGGGTTTTCAAGAAATTCAGGGATGACCCGAATTTTATGAAAATGGAGATGCTCAGCCGCAAACACCCGATTAAAGTTTTGGCTTTGAGCAGGATTGTACCCGTGGTGCCGTATTCTATAGCCAATTACCTTTGGGCGGCTACAGGGGTGCGGTTCCTGCCCTATCTGGTTATGAGTGTCGTGTGTCTGATTCCGGAGACCATTTTTATGACAGCAGGCGGACATCTGCTATCTGCCGGGGTGCGGATGGGGACTGTTAACTGGGGGATGTTGGCCGTGCTGGCAGCAGCTGCCGCATTGATATTTCTGCTGGTCCGTGCCGTCCGCCACAGCCTCGAGGAAGATTCCAACTCCGGTTGCGGATAA
- a CDS encoding ABC transporter substrate-binding protein — protein MRLFTALLAFICCMNSPAFADEIVLGTIFEIKDSQAPTAQEALNGALLAVKKINESSDQNKIKLEVESVSGETIDVLKGVDNLSRSKGIIAATGIISENNALTAAPAFQAANLPFLCSGAQVDSLPHIGTNVFTLAVPDIRTGQLLAEFAGGSMLVNNIMLIRSDLSDSTARQADSFRRRFKQNGGNIMAEMRITEQDPDLSFVSRKLKELTPPENTNSTVLDDTVGVSDFVDSAADITIQKRDAEPARPQVDGIVVFAPARIASKLLNQLQQDQQIFPVLGGTSFDSIAMQESMKEYPATVFYASQASMDREAPLVRSFVESYKALFGQTPQTGYAALGFDSIMLLAAATQKQPSTSETIRNGLGQIKNFDGVSGKISFQGRSAEKPLYIMQVKGKQKSMATMLE, from the coding sequence ATGAGACTTTTTACTGCACTGCTGGCTTTTATCTGCTGCATGAATTCTCCGGCCTTTGCCGATGAAATTGTGCTGGGAACAATTTTTGAAATAAAAGACAGTCAGGCCCCTACAGCTCAGGAAGCCTTGAACGGGGCATTGCTGGCAGTAAAAAAAATAAATGAATCCAGCGATCAAAACAAAATAAAACTTGAAGTTGAATCTGTCAGCGGTGAGACCATAGACGTACTAAAAGGAGTGGATAACCTTTCAAGATCAAAAGGGATAATAGCTGCCACCGGCATTATTTCCGAAAACAACGCCCTTACTGCCGCTCCCGCATTTCAAGCCGCAAACCTCCCTTTCCTGTGCAGCGGTGCGCAAGTGGACTCGCTCCCACACATAGGGACAAATGTGTTTACTCTTGCAGTGCCTGATATCAGGACCGGACAACTGCTCGCTGAATTTGCAGGAGGTTCCATGCTGGTTAACAACATAATGTTGATTCGCTCCGACCTCTCCGACAGCACCGCAAGGCAGGCGGACAGCTTCCGCCGCCGTTTCAAGCAAAACGGTGGCAACATTATGGCTGAAATGCGCATAACCGAACAGGACCCTGACCTATCTTTTGTCAGCCGAAAGCTTAAAGAACTTACCCCGCCCGAAAACACCAACAGCACAGTCCTCGATGACACTGTAGGTGTCAGTGACTTTGTGGACAGCGCCGCAGACATAACCATCCAGAAGCGGGACGCCGAACCAGCCCGACCTCAGGTGGATGGGATTGTCGTGTTCGCCCCGGCCCGCATCGCATCAAAACTGCTCAATCAATTGCAACAGGACCAGCAGATCTTTCCCGTTCTTGGCGGAACAAGTTTTGATTCCATTGCAATGCAGGAATCCATGAAAGAATACCCGGCAACAGTTTTTTATGCCTCACAGGCCAGCATGGACCGAGAAGCACCTCTTGTGCGTTCCTTTGTAGAATCCTACAAAGCCCTTTTCGGGCAAACACCGCAGACCGGATATGCGGCACTCGGCTTTGATTCCATAATGCTTTTAGCAGCCGCAACGCAAAAACAGCCATCCACTTCCGAGACCATCCGTAACGGACTTGGGCAAATCAAAAACTTTGACGGTGTCAGCGGTAAAATTTCTTTTCAGGGCCGCAGTGCAGAAAAACCGCTCTACATTATGCAGGTAAAAGGAAAACAAAAATCGATGGCAACAATGCTGGAATAA
- a CDS encoding patatin-like phospholipase family protein: MEESKQPESPENNNKADDRPKAPKAPDRPTVALIIGSEGIKSFCALPFIEYLQSEDIKIDLVIGVSGGALLAGFLGAGYNLKQIQEVFSKTVDPRFYTDVDYNSVLEIASTGMGRFTAESGILKTDCLRRTYEALFKKTDISDLSPKTLITTTDLETGKPVILEKGNLAHAIYASSSIYPLMPPGNVDGRRLIDGAFSSPVPIMECVKRQIDIIIAIYFDDACNPEPDSFVSSYFNTSRIFKRSILTSQLPLSIDLHHHEIIPVYIKHPRPIELWEVNKLTEIVHAGKVAFTKKKTDFTEAVTDFKKKRKRREKELKLKEAEQKLIADKAAAEEKKYEETVEKMKNETGRKNKPASEPYNSKEPEKKRTFKIVKNRKGRRGSGV; this comes from the coding sequence ATGGAAGAGAGCAAACAGCCCGAATCCCCTGAAAACAATAACAAAGCCGACGATCGGCCGAAAGCACCGAAAGCCCCTGACCGTCCTACCGTAGCCCTGATCATCGGTTCGGAAGGGATTAAATCCTTTTGTGCCCTGCCTTTTATCGAATACCTGCAATCAGAAGACATAAAGATCGACCTTGTAATCGGCGTCAGCGGCGGAGCACTGCTGGCCGGATTTTTGGGTGCGGGCTACAATCTAAAACAAATTCAGGAAGTATTTTCCAAAACCGTCGACCCACGTTTTTACACTGACGTGGACTACAACTCCGTACTGGAAATAGCCAGCACAGGCATGGGCAGATTCACTGCAGAATCAGGCATCCTGAAAACCGACTGCCTGCGCCGGACCTACGAAGCCCTATTTAAAAAAACGGATATTTCCGACCTCAGCCCCAAGACCCTGATCACCACCACCGATCTTGAAACCGGAAAGCCGGTTATTTTGGAGAAAGGCAATCTTGCCCATGCAATCTATGCCAGCAGTTCCATCTACCCGCTCATGCCGCCCGGAAATGTGGACGGCAGGCGGCTCATTGACGGAGCATTCTCGTCTCCGGTACCGATCATGGAATGCGTCAAACGGCAGATCGACATCATTATCGCCATTTATTTTGACGATGCCTGCAATCCGGAACCGGACAGTTTCGTCTCCAGTTATTTTAACACCTCCCGCATCTTCAAACGCTCTATACTGACCAGCCAACTGCCCCTTTCCATTGACCTGCACCACCACGAAATCATTCCAGTCTACATCAAGCATCCCCGCCCCATTGAACTCTGGGAAGTCAACAAACTCACTGAAATCGTGCATGCCGGGAAGGTGGCCTTCACCAAGAAGAAAACCGATTTCACTGAGGCTGTTACAGATTTCAAAAAGAAAAGAAAACGGCGCGAAAAGGAACTGAAACTCAAGGAAGCTGAACAGAAGCTTATTGCAGACAAAGCTGCAGCTGAAGAAAAAAAATATGAAGAAACGGTTGAAAAAATGAAAAACGAAACCGGACGCAAAAACAAACCGGCTTCGGAACCATACAACTCCAAAGAACCGGAAAAAAAACGTACCTTTAAAATCGTAAAAAACCGTAAAGGACGCAGGGGGTCAGGAGTATGA
- a CDS encoding arylesterase, whose protein sequence is MAKITLAAFGDSLTEGFGLPAYSSLPAQLERRLLEEGLHVEINNFGLSGDTSADGLFRLADVIESGPDAAYIEFGANDCFQLVDPEQTKANLSRMVEAFQEAGIPVLLLGFKPMNFTPQSYSSEFKRIFTEVAEKFKIPLYPSLTYGIGEEPQYYQPDGVHPNSEGVEVMIENMFPAFKSFLESVST, encoded by the coding sequence ATGGCAAAAATCACATTGGCGGCATTCGGCGACAGCCTGACTGAGGGATTCGGACTTCCGGCCTACAGTTCTCTTCCGGCCCAGCTTGAACGCAGGCTGCTGGAAGAAGGCCTCCATGTGGAGATAAACAATTTCGGCCTGTCCGGGGACACTTCCGCGGACGGGCTCTTCCGCCTTGCCGATGTGATTGAAAGTGGGCCAGACGCAGCGTACATTGAATTCGGCGCCAACGACTGCTTCCAGCTAGTGGACCCCGAGCAGACTAAAGCCAACCTGTCACGTATGGTCGAAGCCTTTCAGGAAGCCGGCATTCCCGTTCTTCTGCTCGGCTTCAAACCCATGAACTTCACCCCGCAATCCTACTCTTCAGAATTCAAACGCATCTTCACTGAAGTTGCCGAAAAATTCAAAATCCCCCTCTATCCATCCCTGACCTACGGAATAGGTGAAGAGCCGCAATACTACCAACCGGACGGGGTCCATCCCAACAGCGAAGGGGTAGAGGTTATGATTGAAAACATGTTCCCGGCATTTAAATCCTTTCTGGAATCTGTTTCAACCTGA
- the rdgC gene encoding recombination-associated protein RdgC — translation MPILSASTGLTRYRILEEVSDDLIREIPEKLAKFAFMDIDHTAEERSFGWVNMDDMLDDKWAVSPPEKAQYFTFSLRLDTRRIQPAVLKKHFQIALNHELAEAKKEGKNFISRDRKREIKEQVTLKLRARSLPIPAVFDVVWNVPENRVYLAATNSKVMDLFTDHFSDTFELTLEPLTPFFLAMEILGEEAVQKLESLDPTYFVG, via the coding sequence TTGCCTATACTTTCAGCCAGCACAGGACTTACCAGATACAGGATTCTGGAAGAGGTCAGCGATGATCTTATCCGGGAAATCCCCGAAAAATTAGCAAAATTCGCATTCATGGATATTGACCATACTGCAGAGGAACGCTCCTTTGGCTGGGTAAATATGGATGACATGCTTGATGACAAATGGGCTGTATCACCGCCTGAAAAGGCCCAGTACTTCACCTTTTCCCTTCGGCTTGATACCCGCAGAATCCAGCCTGCAGTGCTGAAAAAACATTTTCAGATAGCGCTGAATCACGAGCTGGCCGAAGCCAAGAAAGAAGGAAAAAATTTCATCTCCCGCGACCGCAAGAGGGAAATCAAGGAACAAGTTACACTCAAACTGCGCGCCCGTTCCCTGCCCATTCCGGCAGTATTCGACGTAGTTTGGAACGTACCGGAAAACAGGGTTTACCTGGCAGCAACAAACAGCAAGGTCATGGATCTCTTCACCGACCATTTTTCCGATACTTTTGAACTTACCCTTGAACCGCTTACTCCTTTTTTTCTGGCTATGGAAATACTCGGCGAAGAGGCTGTACAGAAACTTGAATCGCTCGATCCAACCTATTTCGTAGGTTAG
- a CDS encoding response regulator, translated as MLNAEKSACDVIHGEGAVKPLKILLAEDCENNVLLVQLYLKKFPYSIDVAENGSEAYELFRHNEYDVVLMDIEMPVTDGYEATSLMRDYEKSNSRDKTPIVAVTAHALPENELRAYEVGCDFFLTKPVRKADLISVVQRYGAGAGL; from the coding sequence ATGCTTAATGCAGAAAAGTCCGCCTGTGATGTGATACACGGCGAGGGAGCTGTTAAGCCTTTGAAAATTTTGCTTGCCGAAGACTGTGAAAACAACGTCCTTCTAGTGCAACTTTACCTGAAAAAGTTTCCGTATTCCATTGATGTAGCAGAAAATGGCAGTGAAGCTTATGAGTTGTTCCGGCATAATGAATATGATGTTGTTCTCATGGATATAGAGATGCCCGTGACCGACGGTTACGAGGCAACTTCTCTCATGCGTGATTATGAAAAAAGTAATAGCCGGGACAAGACTCCCATTGTGGCCGTTACTGCGCATGCTCTTCCTGAAAATGAACTCCGGGCCTATGAAGTGGGTTGTGATTTTTTTCTGACCAAACCGGTCCGTAAAGCGGATCTTATCTCTGTGGTTCAGAGATACGGTGCCGGAGCAGGGCTTTAG
- a CDS encoding D-2-hydroxyacid dehydrogenase yields the protein MKTVILDSYTLNPGDNPWTELEEICDLSVYDRTSPEQIIKRSLDADIILTNKTLLNADIIKELPKLKFISVLATGYNVVDLEAAAAQGIPVSNVPGYSPPSVAQHVFALLLNHANRVAMHDQAVKDGQWAQQEDFCFWNAPLIELAGKKMGIVGFGDIGKKVGSIANALGMEVMVYAPRPKPVPDYRPFSFVPLEELFRKADVVSLHCPLTADNEKFINKNLLLTMKPEAYLINTARGPLINEPDLAAALTEGIIAGAALDVVEKEPMLPGNPLSGTPNLTITPHIAWATLEARSRLTGTTVDNVKAFLDGKAINVVNGV from the coding sequence ATGAAAACAGTTATCCTCGACAGCTACACGCTCAATCCAGGCGACAATCCCTGGACCGAGTTGGAAGAAATATGCGATCTCAGTGTTTATGACCGCACCTCTCCGGAGCAGATAATCAAAAGATCACTGGATGCGGACATTATCCTGACCAATAAAACTTTACTGAATGCTGACATCATCAAAGAACTGCCTAAGCTGAAATTTATTTCCGTACTCGCTACCGGGTATAATGTAGTAGATCTTGAAGCGGCAGCAGCACAGGGTATCCCGGTATCAAATGTTCCGGGCTATTCACCGCCTTCTGTGGCCCAACATGTATTCGCCCTGCTGCTCAACCATGCAAACAGGGTTGCCATGCATGATCAGGCTGTAAAAGATGGACAATGGGCTCAGCAGGAAGATTTCTGTTTCTGGAACGCCCCCCTGATTGAACTGGCCGGAAAGAAAATGGGCATCGTCGGCTTTGGCGACATCGGTAAAAAAGTAGGCAGCATTGCAAATGCTCTCGGTATGGAAGTTATGGTTTACGCACCGAGACCAAAGCCGGTTCCCGATTACCGCCCCTTCAGTTTCGTCCCCCTTGAAGAACTTTTCAGGAAGGCGGATGTTGTATCCCTGCATTGTCCGCTGACTGCTGACAATGAAAAATTTATCAATAAAAATTTACTCCTGACGATGAAGCCGGAAGCATACCTGATCAATACCGCCCGTGGACCTTTGATCAATGAACCTGATCTGGCCGCAGCGCTCACCGAGGGAATTATCGCCGGAGCCGCACTTGATGTGGTCGAAAAGGAACCCATGCTGCCGGGCAACCCTCTTTCAGGAACTCCGAACCTGACCATTACTCCGCACATTGCGTGGGCGACCCTTGAGGCACGCTCAAGACTGACCGGCACTACAGTTGATAATGTGAAGGCTTTTCTGGATGGTAAGGCAATAAATGTGGTTAACGGAGTCTAG
- a CDS encoding PilZ domain-containing protein, translating into MGRDKKETGLVGKLKAKLDRMLGRKNAESLDIDYKPQKEIPAARRAFRIDVDNMHVICRVPRVKCKILDISASGIGFASSKEFPVGTVIEAVLIWSGKPILKNLKLKIARRTSKIVGCEFTDLERNQDKVISKIILAAQKRMIQKKHSGKCPDTTEEEMTKEIEAQKKRGIAPASSKKFKL; encoded by the coding sequence ATGGGCAGGGATAAGAAGGAAACCGGCTTGGTCGGGAAACTTAAGGCAAAGCTGGACCGCATGCTGGGCAGGAAAAATGCTGAATCACTGGATATTGACTACAAACCGCAAAAAGAAATTCCCGCTGCCCGCCGCGCTTTCAGAATTGATGTAGACAACATGCACGTCATCTGTAGGGTTCCGCGAGTCAAATGCAAAATTCTGGACATAAGCGCCAGCGGAATCGGTTTTGCCAGCTCAAAAGAGTTCCCGGTGGGAACGGTGATTGAAGCTGTCCTGATCTGGTCCGGAAAACCTATCCTCAAAAATCTGAAATTAAAAATCGCCCGCCGCACCTCCAAAATCGTTGGTTGCGAATTTACTGATCTTGAAAGAAATCAGGACAAAGTCATCAGCAAGATAATACTCGCCGCGCAGAAAAGGATGATTCAGAAGAAACATTCCGGTAAATGCCCGGACACAACAGAAGAAGAGATGACAAAAGAAATAGAAGCTCAGAAAAAACGCGGAATAGCTCCGGCATCAAGCAAAAAATTCAAGCTTTAA
- the rfbA gene encoding glucose-1-phosphate thymidylyltransferase RfbA: MKGIILAGGSGTRLYPLTRVVSKQLLPVYDKPMIYYPLSIHMMSGIRDILIISTPEDLHRFEDLLGDGSNLGINISYKEQPKPEGLAQAFIIGEEFIGDDSVSLILGDNIFYGHDLPHILQQTATLKEGGTVFAYAVKDPKRYGVVEFDKNQTVISIEEKPEKPKSKFAVTGLYFYDNSVVEIAKSIKPSARGELEITDVNNEYLKRGKLNVELLGRGYAWLDMGTHQSLLRAASYVEAVQERQGFMLACLEEIAFRMGYITIEELKAMAADMLKNDYGQYLMDIYNDAKAKS; this comes from the coding sequence ATGAAAGGAATTATTCTAGCCGGGGGTTCTGGAACAAGACTTTATCCCCTGACAAGGGTGGTCAGCAAACAGCTTCTGCCTGTCTACGATAAACCCATGATCTACTACCCGCTATCCATTCACATGATGTCTGGAATCAGGGACATCCTGATCATTTCCACCCCGGAAGATTTGCACAGGTTTGAAGACCTTCTCGGTGACGGATCCAATCTGGGCATTAATATTTCTTATAAGGAACAGCCCAAACCGGAAGGACTTGCACAGGCGTTCATCATCGGTGAAGAGTTCATCGGCGATGACAGTGTCAGCCTGATTCTCGGTGACAACATTTTTTACGGTCATGATCTGCCGCATATTTTGCAACAAACTGCCACCCTCAAAGAAGGAGGCACGGTTTTCGCTTATGCAGTCAAAGATCCCAAGCGGTACGGTGTTGTTGAATTCGACAAAAACCAGACTGTGATCAGCATTGAAGAAAAACCGGAAAAACCAAAATCCAAATTCGCTGTTACCGGACTCTATTTTTACGACAATTCAGTGGTCGAAATCGCCAAAAGCATTAAGCCCTCTGCACGCGGTGAGCTTGAAATCACCGACGTGAACAACGAATACCTTAAACGCGGCAAGCTCAACGTAGAACTGCTGGGGCGTGGTTATGCATGGCTTGATATGGGAACCCACCAATCCCTGTTGCGTGCGGCCTCATATGTGGAAGCAGTACAGGAAAGGCAGGGCTTCATGCTGGCCTGCCTTGAGGAAATTGCTTTCCGCATGGGTTACATCACCATTGAAGAGCTGAAAGCCATGGCTGCGGATATGCTTAAAAATGATTACGGTCAGTATCTCATGGATATTTATAACGATGCAAAGGCGAAAAGCTAA
- a CDS encoding DUF1614 domain-containing protein: MRGPMFSLPTVMFLGVIFFILIFFLFIFVQVGLVTVAFSKLGLTPGQGFLLLIATLLGSGVNIPVFRSERLVPDVRVRQVRMFNPYSPMGAQRDSATLTNQVVAVNFGGCVIPVLLSLSLLSRAGFDFSILLCVAVVSAAAYALARPIPGVGIGIPVLIPPLVTALAALILVPGEMAPIAAYVAGSLGTLIGADLLHLATPATRRVLDAPVVSIGGAGTFDGIFITGIIAVLLA; the protein is encoded by the coding sequence ATGCGCGGCCCCATGTTTTCACTGCCCACTGTTATGTTTTTGGGCGTGATTTTTTTTATTCTCATATTCTTTTTGTTTATATTTGTACAGGTTGGTCTGGTTACCGTGGCGTTCTCCAAGTTGGGGCTGACGCCGGGGCAGGGTTTTCTGCTGCTCATAGCCACTCTTCTCGGGAGCGGGGTCAATATTCCGGTTTTCCGTTCGGAAAGGCTGGTGCCTGATGTGCGGGTCAGGCAGGTTCGTATGTTTAATCCTTATTCGCCCATGGGGGCACAGCGGGACTCCGCAACTCTTACCAATCAGGTTGTGGCGGTTAACTTCGGCGGGTGCGTCATTCCGGTGCTGCTTTCCCTTTCCCTGCTTAGCAGGGCGGGGTTCGATTTTTCCATTCTGCTCTGTGTGGCTGTGGTCAGTGCCGCCGCTTATGCTCTGGCCCGGCCCATTCCGGGAGTGGGGATCGGGATTCCGGTGCTCATTCCTCCTTTGGTTACAGCCCTGGCGGCCCTTATCCTTGTTCCGGGTGAAATGGCACCTATAGCTGCCTATGTTGCGGGCAGCCTTGGAACTCTGATAGGAGCGGACTTGTTGCATCTGGCAACTCCGGCTACCCGGCGGGTGCTTGATGCCCCAGTGGTTTCCATTGGCGGAGCCGGAACCTTTGATGGTATTTTTATTACCGGAATTATCGCCGTTCTGCTGGCTTGA
- a CDS encoding MogA/MoaB family molybdenum cofactor biosynthesis protein — MCECDFSTIKGAGVGSRIMLGDADFLPDGCLCAGLSGEISGLRAGMVLKSGEVELLRLVSGVWTSGTPGAKSWTAEVLADLPEGRVELTAVKEGYSLAYVTLSDKGAAGEREDQAGPLIAEMIKNALPLSIAQGYLIADESDDLKSLLMQLAHVDGFDLILTTGGTGVGPRDVSPEATLAVIEKRLPGFERAITATGLEKTPHAMISRAVAGTLGKSVVINFPGSPKAVRESLDAVIPALKHTVDKLQGDKTDCALVS, encoded by the coding sequence ATGTGTGAATGTGATTTTTCTACGATAAAAGGTGCAGGTGTTGGCAGCAGGATTATGTTAGGGGATGCAGACTTTCTGCCTGACGGATGTTTATGCGCCGGCCTCAGCGGGGAAATCTCCGGCCTGCGTGCCGGAATGGTTTTGAAGTCAGGGGAAGTGGAGTTGCTGCGGCTTGTTTCCGGTGTCTGGACCTCCGGTACTCCGGGCGCAAAGTCGTGGACAGCTGAAGTGCTGGCTGATCTGCCTGAAGGGCGTGTTGAGCTGACTGCCGTAAAAGAGGGGTACTCGCTTGCCTATGTGACATTGAGTGATAAAGGGGCAGCCGGGGAGCGCGAGGATCAGGCCGGGCCGCTGATTGCTGAAATGATAAAAAATGCACTTCCGCTTTCCATTGCACAGGGTTATCTCATCGCTGACGAAAGTGATGACCTCAAATCCCTGCTCATGCAATTGGCCCATGTGGACGGTTTTGATCTGATCCTGACTACCGGAGGGACCGGGGTGGGGCCCCGTGATGTTTCGCCTGAAGCAACTCTGGCGGTGATTGAGAAGAGGCTGCCCGGATTTGAAAGAGCCATTACTGCTACCGGTCTTGAGAAAACGCCTCACGCCATGATTTCGCGTGCAGTGGCCGGAACTCTGGGGAAAAGTGTTGTAATCAATTTTCCCGGCAGTCCCAAGGCCGTGCGGGAGAGTCTTGATGCTGTTATTCCCGCATTGAAACATACTGTTGATAAATTGCAGGGAGATAAAACCGACTGTGCTTTGGTTTCATAG
- a CDS encoding TolC family protein, with the protein MKRNFTFLFVMIFVLAAVPFANAQQLKGESPVGEAQAPVSLEEAATQVPQADIDESGNAGMTLTLEDCVKLGLKQNPSIIAARKELLAAESDVKRQRGAFGAPVTTKYGYTHNGDQPRSGNTPIAYQDQWAFSVNVSQPVFRGFELLSKYQKTKLQRASTEASLYNAELSLISSIQTSFLTLLQGRMEVKSKQDSVARLKSQLDVIQAFYQVGLRPRVDVLQAEVELATAEQDLLIAKNTVDSRAARLNTLLNLPIEENVNYSGELTYLPFSMTLDECIAKADKARPDLKIARKAVEIAEKDVTIAESGFYPDISADLNYSSEGGDPSVSKNRYNYQNRPDSWNVGANLNWEVFSWGQTYYDTKRAEDNVKKIKAEFDNTKLEASYEIKDQLLSLKAAADRIGVGRKSVEAGREGYRMAMARYQAQVSTNNEVLNAQSRLSDSEAQLIQALSDYQVALAKLYVAMGDMNPSLKTN; encoded by the coding sequence ATGAAACGCAATTTTACGTTTTTATTTGTTATGATTTTTGTGTTGGCAGCTGTTCCTTTTGCCAATGCTCAGCAGTTGAAAGGGGAAAGCCCGGTAGGTGAAGCCCAAGCTCCCGTTTCTTTAGAGGAAGCAGCCACTCAGGTTCCTCAGGCGGATATTGATGAATCCGGAAACGCTGGAATGACCCTTACTCTTGAGGACTGCGTAAAGCTGGGGCTGAAACAGAATCCCAGCATCATAGCAGCCCGTAAGGAGCTGCTGGCCGCGGAAAGTGATGTGAAGAGACAGCGCGGTGCATTCGGTGCTCCTGTTACCACAAAATATGGCTATACCCATAACGGTGATCAGCCCCGCTCCGGAAACACCCCTATTGCCTATCAGGATCAATGGGCTTTTTCCGTAAATGTAAGCCAGCCTGTTTTCAGGGGTTTTGAACTGCTTTCAAAATACCAGAAAACCAAATTGCAGAGAGCTTCAACTGAGGCCAGCCTCTACAATGCCGAGCTTTCTCTGATCAGCAGTATCCAGACTTCGTTCCTGACTCTTCTTCAGGGACGTATGGAAGTGAAGAGTAAGCAGGATTCTGTTGCCCGTCTGAAATCCCAGCTTGATGTGATTCAGGCTTTTTATCAGGTAGGGCTCCGTCCCCGAGTCGATGTTCTGCAGGCGGAGGTGGAACTTGCAACCGCCGAGCAGGATCTGCTCATTGCCAAGAACACAGTGGACTCAAGGGCTGCCAGACTGAATACATTGCTTAATCTTCCCATCGAAGAAAATGTAAACTATTCCGGTGAACTGACCTACCTTCCGTTCTCCATGACTCTCGACGAGTGCATTGCAAAGGCCGATAAGGCCCGTCCTGACCTCAAGATTGCCCGTAAGGCCGTTGAAATTGCGGAAAAAGATGTGACAATCGCGGAGAGTGGTTTTTATCCCGATATTTCTGCTGATTTGAACTACAGCAGTGAAGGCGGAGATCCTTCTGTCAGCAAGAACAGATACAACTATCAGAATCGCCCAGATTCCTGGAACGTAGGCGCAAATCTGAACTGGGAAGTTTTCAGCTGGGGGCAGACCTACTACGACACCAAGCGCGCTGAAGATAACGTTAAGAAGATCAAGGCCGAGTTTGATAATACCAAACTTGAAGCTTCCTACGAGATCAAGGATCAGCTGCTCAGTCTCAAGGCTGCGGCCGACCGTATCGGTGTGGGACGAAAATCCGTGGAGGCCGGTCGTGAAGGTTACCGCATGGCCATGGCCCGTTATCAGGCTCAGGTCAGCACCAACAACGAAGTTCTTAACGCCCAGTCCCGTTTGAGTGACAGTGAGGCCCAGCTGATTCAGGCTTTGTCTGATTATCAGGTGGCGCTTGCCAAGCTCTACGTCGCCATGGGTGACATGAACCCGTCCCTTAAAACCAACTAG
- a CDS encoding dual CXXC motif small (seleno)protein: protein MFLRCGSCGRKFNVSDYSEYIDDDFEDEMANVPMNRL, encoded by the coding sequence GTGTTTTTGCGCTGCGGGTCCTGCGGCCGAAAATTTAATGTTTCTGACTATTCGGAATACATAGACGATGATTTTGAAGACGAAATGGCAAACGTACCCATGAACAGGCTTTAA